The Lolium rigidum isolate FL_2022 chromosome 1, APGP_CSIRO_Lrig_0.1, whole genome shotgun sequence region GATGATCTTTTGGGCAACGCCGAGGGGCCGGGCTGTGAGGTAGGAGACCTCCCAGTCGAAGTAGGCGAAGGGGTCCCCCGCCCGCGTCGAGTAGCAGccggagaggaggaagaggaggaggaggagcgccattGTTTTGTGCTGccagctgaactgaagactgaagtGGAGCTGGAGTGGGAAGCAAAGCAAGAAAGCGGAAacagaggaggaaaggtaaagtaGCCTGAAATTGGGGACAATTTGCTTTGCCTGCTTTGTGCCTTCAGACAAAGCCCAGCTCAGCCTGGCCCGGCCCTACAAAAACTAATGGCCTTCAAGGACGTTAACACAAAGCAGAAAATCATAGTCACCGTTGTCCCAAGAGAAATTTACTCCGTAAAAAAAACACGTTCAAGATCAGAATATGGGGCACAGTATTTGTATTACTTTCAGTTTTACATATACTGTACCATCGGACAACAACTAGCTTACGCAGCaacagaaatgcacttttcaggtCAAGCGATTCAACACTTTTGAATTACTATTTCTACCAGCATTCTCATTACATATTACAATTTAAAACTGCAGAAAAAAGCAGCCAGCTGAACCTTCTCTCATGTCGAAACTTTGAGTCGCCTCTTAAATCAGACTGTGGTTGGCTTCTGGTTGCCCATCCCAAACAAACTCTCAAACAATTTCGAAGCCATCGGGGGAACCGTCATAGGAACAGGGGCCATGAAATTAGCAAGCTTCTCGTGGACATTATACCTGGAAGAGAAACACGTAATAAAAGTCAAGACCAAATGCAGGGACGAAACATCAACTACTCCCAAAGTAAGTAGTATACCTTATCTTTCTGCTCTTTGAAGCCCGGCGATCAACAAGTTTTCTCTTCTTGTGCTGCTTCTTTCTTAGAGCATAAAATGCAGACTCTACAAGCATTGATTGCAGCATGGTTCATCAGTACAATTCATTCCAGGCACAAACAATACGTGCAGATGCAGAATAGTTGGATAAAATACCAACCAGATGCTCCATCACATGACTCGAGAAACTCCTTGAGAAGTTGATGGTAAAATTCAGAATCATCAACAAGTTCAGGATCACCTTCCACAGTCTTCCCCTGAATTACAACATGGGTGAAGATATTAGACTAAGAAGTGCACTGCCCATAGTGTCTAATTATATGAGTTCACCAGAACTAGTCTAATTTAATTAATGAGTGGAAATAGATAATCAaagatacatgaatttttgcctcAATGAAATAAATGAACTCAACACTAGACTACATAACAAACACAATTAATAATAGAACAAATGAGAGACAGGCAAGCTTGAAATAATTCCAAGTAAAGAATAGAGAATTACTCATACCTCCGCGGTAACAGCAGGCTCTGCTGCACTCTGCAAAGTGAACGGAAAGGCTCACAAATTAATCATTATAATTAGAAGTAGAAGCATGACTTGTGTACCTTCATAATAGATGCATCTAATCTAAAATACCTCTCCAAATACACCAACATCATATTTCCTCAAATACATCCTGTTAATCATCCTGCTTGGGTCTCTCATATAACCAGCAACTTGGTCACTTATGTTCTGTTCTCATACAACAGAAAGGAAGCAAAGGTTTTAGCCTTTTAGATCTAGGCTTGCTCCACAATTACAAAGTACTAGAAGTAGTTAAATACAACTTCAACCAACCTGATTAAATGCGTGCAACTTTCCTTTCAGTGCAGCAGCGCCAGTTGTGACCTGTGTTTTCCTCTGCCATTTATCTATCTCAGTATTTCTGAAAGGGGTTATCCTGGAAAAAATCATGATATCAATCCCTGGTTTGTTTTGTATATGTGTAGGAAGTCAAATTAAAAAAGCCCATGCTAAATACACACAATTGCAATCTGACAAATTCTAGAACTGACATAACAAGTTTCGTTTCCAATTTCTGCTTTTTGAACAGAAATGCATTTATGTTATTTTGTGTATCCCTTATTTTGTGGGTGCTAAGCTACAAATTTGCCAAAATGGTGTAACTAATTTCTTTTCATAGACGATGCTTGCCCGAATGCAGGTTGCCACATTTACCAACATTAATCAGGGAAATTAGCAACCCAGAAAAGATAGGGTCTTTTAAAGACGAAACCATAAAATACTGACAGAGCAAACCAAACAATTCACTAGCTCAAAGACATTTAAGAAACTACAATACTAAAAGACTAGGTAAGAGTTTAGATTATCAGTattaaagcacaacaaattcaacgGACACGATGTGGTAAGCATACAAGTGTACAGCTGCACAGTGCTGattaacaaaaataaataaaatttgcGGCTATGCAAGAACACTGCAACATACTGAAGAATATATGCCACGGTACTTCATCACAGTTTCTATTATTGCAAAAGGTTACCTTGTCTGCACTTTCTGTACTTCCAGCCACTCGTCATTTTCTCCATTCGATTCAGGTACTTTATCTGCCATTAAGTCAAGATTAACAAACATTTAAAGGCCTCCTTCAAAATGAGAAAGAGTGGACAGTAGTAGTACCGTTCGGACCCTTTGCAGCCTGGTTCCTCTCCAGTAAAGCCTACAGTAAGTTGTAGAAAACATACATATTGCACAAAGTAAGAAAGCCTGGGAAATTAATATAAGGACTACTGTAGCGTTGCATAGACAGAGAAGCAAAGAGCAGGCAGCCAAACCTCCTGCAGCTCCAGCATGCAACCAAGAGTCTGTTTCGATGAATCCAGCAGCTCAGCATATGCTTCCTCTATCTCCTGATCATGACCACAGAATCTTGACTTGGTGGGATCCTGCAAGAACACAATTGCAACAATA contains the following coding sequences:
- the LOC124685438 gene encoding protein AATF-like gives rise to the protein MPPLASKRRKASPPPPPSEPSSDSGSDSDLHLHDHSDPEEDGSFFSARSAADDEQDSDDGEQEEDDDDEEESNDGEMGELEQEYQALQANQQSILQTLKQHRDDDVARGQAVKNQKALWDKTLEMRFLLQKAFSTSNKLPKDPTKSRFCGHDQEIEEAYAELLDSSKQTLGCMLELQEALLERNQAAKGPNDKVPESNGENDEWLEVQKVQTRITPFRNTEIDKWQRKTQVTTGAAALKGKLHAFNQNISDQVAGYMRDPSRMINRMYLRKYDVGVFGESAAEPAVTAEGKTVEGDPELVDDSEFYHQLLKEFLESCDGASESAFYALRKKQHKKRKLVDRRASKSRKIRYNVHEKLANFMAPVPMTVPPMASKLFESLFGMGNQKPTTV